In Labrus mixtus chromosome 22, fLabMix1.1, whole genome shotgun sequence, the genomic window CCTCGTAATCTAGTCATATAGTCACCTGGTCCTCATTTAcactgtttcttttaaaaacaggtgTATATTCACCTGGTCCTCATGAACACAGTGTCCCTGTAATCCAGGTGTGTATTCACCTGGTCCTCATTAACACTGTGTCCATATTATCCAGGTGTACAGTAATCCTGGTCCTGGTGAACTCTGACCTCTGAGTATACGTAGAGCGGCAGCACGAGCACAGCGAGCAGCAGGTCGGCGACCGCCAGGCTGATGATGAAGTAGTTGGTGGCCGTCTTCAGCGAGGGCTCAGTgagcacgctcacacacaccaaGATGTTTCCCAGGATGATGACCAGGATCAGGGGGACGCCGAGGACCAGCGCCGGGTAGTTGAAGTCATGAAGGGGGTCACCTGAAGGGCTGTCAGGTGTCACATTGACCATGATGAAGGGCTGCAGCCAGCATCTGGACACAGCAGCTTCCTGTGAGACGTTGATGTAGTTTATCAGTCACAGagtcacatttacacactgacttCATTaatcaagactggaggttgccgcttgtttCAGACACGATGATTTCACACCTAAGGAGATTATTTTCAAACTGCAGACCCATCACCCAACTCATATTCAAGAttcttttaagttttttaatttaaattttccGGAGGGCGCATCGATgaagattttaaatgaaaaactaaaaatacagaatgagacattaaaaaataaaaaagcagcagagttcagattCACTCACAGatttttctcctcctcgtcttcaatgtttttctttatcgaTCCCAAACGATCGATCGTTTAAGAATCCCAGCTCCTCGTTTTCTCGTCCTCCtcactgctgctcctctccGCCTCCTCCGCTGTGATGAAGAgacacaaactttttttcttctagtcTATAAAAGGTTCATCAcaccttcatcctctctctctcctgctctgagCCTCGTTcgccccctctccctctctctctctctcgtcaatgcagctctgtgattggctgtaagtcaggtgtgatgtaGAACCCCCTGCCTCTCTTTGTTTaggtgttcttcttctttggtatttctgtttgcagatgaaacagatttatttttcatcaaagAGGCGTCCATTTTTAAACCCATAAAACTCAAATGTAAatggtgatgttttatttcaggTTGAGCCTTGCTGAGCTTTATATTCATAATGAAGCAGACAGACCCTCCACATGttaatgagctgtgtgtgtttgtgtgtgtgtgtgtgtgtgtaagtgtgtgagtgtgtgcatctTATTAGCATCTGTGAGTGGATGCAGCAGACGTGTTCTTTTATGTTTGACGTACATTTcataaataattcatgaaattaGCTTTCTGAGAATTTAAAGCTAATTAAAGTTGTTgatgaaaacataataaaaaataaaaaaattctcaATTTTGATTAAacactgttttaatttaaaaagactctcacacactcacacatttaatttgttttctaatGAAGCGTCATCTGCTCGTGTTATCGGACTTTAAACAAATCCAATCCAAAACCGGGAAACTCAAGTCCATGCAAAGGCCAAACGCACTCATCGTCTGCAGAACTCTATGAGCTGTGACACATGGGTTCCTGTCAGAGTTCAGAAGCAGTCACCTTGAAAACGCGCACTGTGCAGCAGCAAACCAAACCTGAGTGTCCTTCATGGAGAGAGTGCAGCACACACATTCAAAGCAGAGGAACAAACACGAGCAGTTTGTTTAGAGATTTCATCGACATAGTCCTCAGTCAGTCTGAATGTGCAGTAAGTGTTTAGAGGTCCGAGTGAAGGTTACAGTTATTCAAAAATCAGGGTGAGGTTGTGTATGAGTCACTTTCTTCAGTAAGTGGATATAAGGCGTCTGTCTAacttctttgtttccttttggtttggagatgtttgtgtgtgtaataataataataatatgctatcactgattgcacagctccATATGTCaatactctgtttttgcacatttatttttacctccagcaaagtatgttgtatttaatctttcatatttaagactagaagtgatgcttagttaaatcctggttgtatatattctcattcttagttttgatattttttagtgcttatttactttgtatttaatattttactgtgttttttactaatattgtgtttttggacaacctgctgctgtaacaccacaatttcccagtttgggatcaataaagtaattctattctattctatgctCATGTTACGACTTCGGCTGTTGAccttttctttcctgttttgaGAAGTTCAGAGGGGAGTATTTagaaagtgagtgagtgaatatTTAGTAATTTTATTTTGGTGAACTTCCTCCAAACCTTTATGTAATACTCTTCGACGCAAAAGCAGTCTGTGACCTTGAGAGTGacctttggggggggggtgctcTAATTAATGATGCACATCAACACTTTAGTGACAAAGCTGCTCATTCCTGGTAAAAGTGTGAAAGTGTCTATACTGGAGTGAAAACcccgccgtgtgtgtgtgtgtgtgtgtgtgtgtgtgtgtgtgtgtgtgagagactttttttgtgtggagaTCCTGATTTCTATGCGAGTGCCTTCCTTCATACCAACGGGCAAATATCTCAAGTCTGCTACAAAAGCCCAGCTGCTTCTCTGGCGGCTAAGGTTTGATTGACACTTCAGACACAATCTACCAATCAGCTGATCGTGTTTCAGTCAAGAAGAAGACTCCGACCTCTCAGACAACGCTCAggggaaaaacatgaaaacactttgTCTAAAGGTTTAATAATAAGATCGATCACAGGATCATTTTAATTAATGCAGTTTATTGACAGGTGTGAAGAATTATGGGAAACGTAGTGTTCAGATCTGacagataaaaaacattcatcagTGACACACTGTGGTGCTGCCCCCTGGTGTTTAGTCTGAGTGTAACACTTTATCATGTGAAATTAAAATCCACTTCCTGTTATTTCTTTCCAAAGCCCAGGGGGTCTGTGGTGTCTCCGCCCGTTTTCTCATCGCCGCGCTGCAGGTCAGAGCCCAGGTTTGTTATCAGACAGGTGGCAAGTTTGCAGCGAGGGAAGGTAAAGACACTGAAAAAGACAGGTGAGACAACAGGTGAGGAAacaggagacaacagaggagacaacaaGTGAGGAAACAGGAGACAACAAGTGAGGAAACAGGAGACAACAGAGAAGACAACAAGTGAGGAAAAAGGAGACAACAGATGAGACAACAAGTGAGACAACAAgtgagacaacagaggagacaacagGTGAGACAACAAGTGAGGAAacaggagacaacagaggagacaatAGGTGAGACAATAAGTGAGGAAacaggagacaacagaggagacaacagatGAGACAACAAGTGAGGAAacaggagacaacagaggagacaacaagtgaggaaacaggagacaacagaggagacaacagGTGAGACAACAGGTGAGGAGAACACCTGGCTACACAGATGTCATGTTTGAATTTTCAAAAGTAAAGTTCAGTATGTTTACAGGTGAGTAATCATACAGGTAAAGATTTGTACTGGACTTCTATAAGTAAATATCTACACAGGTGAGTGAACAGGTAAGCATACAGGTAAGTACTATGTAGTGAATATTTTGATAAAGAGTAATTATAGTCCTTATAGTCCTTCAACTTGAAGAACACACCTGTACAGACTACACCTGACTGATTAATGAATGAACACATCACGTACGTTGCCCGATCAAACTGTGGCTCGTTCATCGAGTCGtgtctgaaaaacaaagaaacacaaacagagaagaatgaATCTCGGCTCAAGTTGCAGTCAGATAAAATACCACAGccacaacttttttaaagttgtaaaaaaaatgatgcacagttgtgtttttttatgaactCAGTTCAGTTTTATTGTGAGGGTGGAAATATTAAACTGACCGCGGGGGCTCGACCAGACTCGAGTTCACGTTTGGATGAGACTCGaacctgaaacaaaaacaaaaacacaacgcGGGACTTTTTATCTCTGCATGGACCAAAGCAGGAGGAAGCATGAGGAGCTGTGGGAGGGGGGATCATTAAACGCTCACCTGGTGGAGTTCTCCTGAGCGTACCTGTGCAGGTGAGGACTCAGTGTGATGTTTTCATCACGACTgcacacaggaaacacaaacatgcacaaatgtatggaggactaaaagtgtcaaaatgaaatatataaatatttaattaaatcattaaatgtgtcatcaattatttaatattggaaataaatcaacaaatatataaataaatatataattattgaattaattaaatgcatgtaCAAATATAATTCtcatacattaaaataaaaaacatttgaatgattctgaactgaactgatcaggttttcatgttttttaaaaatctcacCTGAACGGAGGAAGAGGACCGGCTGACACCAGcgacatcatcaccaccatcatcatcatctcggTCAGAGCGATcatcctcacagagagagagagagagggcagctCGCTCGCCCCCTCactgtatatatacacactGTGCCTCAGGGTCACATGATCAACTGAAACCTCTGTGAAGGtcagtttgtctgtgtttatgtatttactctgactttatcagctgtgacatcatcagctccATGAGAACTgcgtgacctttgaccttacCTGTTTGATTGACGTGAGAACTCGCACTCACACAACCTGGATCAGAGGTTATTTGTCGACCACCTTAGAATCAATAAGTTTCAgggaagaaataaataataagctTTTGACAATAATGTCTGGATTGTCAGCTAGCCAATGTTGTTCACACTTACATGTTCCCTAATGTGACCCTCCAGGGCCTCCGtacctgtgtttgatttgtgtcGTTTGTCCAAAGATTTTCACACATCGATGaataaatcagaaacaaaaaatcacaaccaacaaatcttttattttcttgaacaCATTAAGAGTTTTTATAAgttaaaagagacaaaaaaaacacacaaactgcttCCTGTGTGAGTCGCTCTCAGCTGACAGAACAAACTGCACATCAATCACCACCAGGAGTCACatgatctacttcctgtttctgaacATCAAAGGGAACGATTCACACGttggtcagaaaaaaaaacgatttagaTAAATCTGGAATCACTGAAGACAAGGACGTTCACATCaatcacagctgtgtgtgtgtgtgtgtgtttaacggAAGTCCTCGACGCAGAACATGCCCTTGGCGCGGCGCAGGATGGAGTCCTTGGACGCGTCATAAGGGTGCTCTTTGGACGGGATCTCCAGCACGGCGGGGATCGACTCCATGTGGCCGTCGATGGCATGGCGGATCATCTCGGCGATGAACTGGTTGATGAGGATGATGCCGATGTCGGTACGAGCCAAGAAGctcctgcagagaagaagacaagGACGAGACGGTCACTAAACTGTAAAGTAACTGAGCAATGATGCTTATTGTAAATCcctacagcgccctctgctggtgaaagagaactgttGGTGTAATGCAgtgaaaatcaaattaaatgctgtttgactgcagACTGAATCTTGTAATATATGAGCATATCTGCAAtgaaattagccgatactgatcgTCACTTGATACACTAGTATCGGCCGGGATTATATAACTATCGGCTGGTCAataaatcggtcaggctctaattTTAACAGATTGTTTTTGCAGGATGACACTGAAATCTTATAACTAGGAGTTTCAATTCAAAAGGTTTAGTCAGCATATTCTCCTGCTcagtgaaatacaaaaaaaatacaattaaattgATTGTTGAATGGAGTTTTGTTTGAGGATCAGGATCTTTGCAGACATATGTTTGCTACATCAGGTGATTCCGTCACTGCACCAGATTCAATTCACGAAACAATAAATTTACAATTCTGATAAAAACAGGATAATTTTAAAGTCTGTGTTTATAAAATACCACAGATTATGTATTCCTTCTGTTATCGGCCTCATTCATTCACCGAGATCTCACTTCAGTCCTTCATGATTTTGCATTTTCATCTGAGGGAAACCATTCACAGTGTATCGAGTTAAAGCCTTAAATGATGTGATTTCTAAACGGGGTTTGGTTTGATACAGTGAGCgttatattcatatattttaaagAGGTTTTGATTTACAGTAAACACTCACTTGAAGGTCTCCTCGATCTCCGCGATGCTCGTGTCCTTCTCCACCACCAAGAAATTCGGTTTTCGGTTCTTGTTGAGCTCACCGACCCCGCCGAGCAGGAATCCGGTGCACGTGTCCTCATCACCGATAACGGCGATCAGTTTCCCGCGTCCGGCCATCACGGAGCTCCGGTgtgcagaaaaacaagagaaaaccccgagaaggagaagaagaggaggaatttAGCTTCTCTGTGACAGATGCTACAGGTCATGTGATCCCGTCAGCTGACCGTCACTTCCGCTTTCCTTCTGCTCCCACTGGCAGGAAGTACGTCACAAAACGGATCGATAATTAAATCAGAGTAATTTATGTTAAAACTATCAACCATGATGATAccgttttgattattttttatctatcAAACACAAACTGGTCAAATAACAGCCAGTGACGTCACCTTAAGACAGGAGCCTGCTGCCTTCAGGTGTTCCACGTAAATCTTAGCTTTACACTGTAAACTAGTATTAGTACAATATTCAAAGTGTAAAGAGGGACCCTTCTATTAAACCCGTTTGATTGTTATTAAAACGAAATTTAAATGTCCATACAAACAGctataaaatgtaagaaaaaagttctaaaaataaataatattattagTTCGCTCTGTTGATGtgttatacatttttacatcatcTTACATCCAAGTTAAATACGCAGTCTTTACAGAAGAtatgcttttattattttatttgtctgtatgtttttatttatttgttttaaaatgttcgaaataaaacaaattaaacgtATTTTTGATTAGTTTTTTAATTTCCAACAGCACGTGAAGGCCTCGCAGCAGTCACGtgagga contains:
- the zgc:193726 gene encoding uncharacterized protein zgc:193726 — protein: MIALTEMMMMVVMMSLVSAGPLPPFSRDENITLSPHLHRYAQENSTRFESHPNVNSSLVEPPRHDSMNEPQFDRATVFTFPRCKLATCLITNLGSDLQRGDEKTGGDTTDPLGFGKK
- the atp6v1f gene encoding V-type proton ATPase subunit F, whose protein sequence is MAGRGKLIAVIGDEDTCTGFLLGGVGELNKNRKPNFLVVEKDTSIAEIEETFKSFLARTDIGIILINQFIAEMIRHAIDGHMESIPAVLEIPSKEHPYDASKDSILRRAKGMFCVEDFR